The region AATTTAACCCGTCATATTTAGACCCGATTCGATGATATTTATCCCCCGGGAATATAGCGGCCGTTACGTCCCGTAAACCACGCTGAGTTACGCGGTGGAAGAACAGGGCCTTCCATCGAAGCCAAGAAGGCTCACCTAAACCCAACCTAAGGCATACATATTCCTGAGCTCTATCCGTTGCTGTACAGACTCGCGTTGCACATGAGGTTCCACTTATACCAGGAAGATGGAAATAGATACGGCgactgaaattttcttttttcttcatccttTCTTTTTGTTACAACGCCTATCGGTTTATATGCGAggaaacaaatttcaacctcGGTTTTGAGGTACAAGGTACGGTGGCCTTGTGTACGTAAGGATGTGTAACAGCTACAGTCGCTTACAGACCGTCGACCACTTTCCAAACATCGTTCACAGCTCAACCGGTGCCACACAGTTTGAAGGAACTTAACTTTTCACACGGACCATTTCGGTGTACAATTATGACGACGTCAAGTTTACAGAGCGTATGAACTGGAATTACAGCATAAGTTCTAATCTGGGGGTAAAAGCGTGGGTAAACGAAATTTTCACCCACTTACCCTGTTACGTTTTTCTGTATGCTCGTTCGTCGCAGATTTCTCTCGCTACGATAGCTCATGATTCATTGTCATTTTGACATAGACCGAGAAAGACGTGAAGAGCCGAAAAGAATTTCGGAAGGTCCCTCCGACGGGACTGCGGGAGGAAATGAAGGATGCGATTTATTGAGGAAAGAGTCCTGGCCGATGTTGGTAGATCCCAAGGCGGAGAAGAAGGACTTGGAAGGGCTTTCGGGGTCGGTGAAGGGAGCTCGTTAAGTCGCGTAATGAGGTCCTCCCCTCGCTTAATTATCTTGAGCATTGGCTGGCAAGGACGAAGGCGGCACGAAACGTTCCTCGTGGCAACGAGAGACTTACGAAACATCGAAAAGCTTCTGTGCGATCTCTGTGTGCCTTCGTGCATGTGCACCTAGATCACATCACGGTGTAAAGTCGACTATGAGACGGTCTTCGAAGCGGAAGGCCCAGACCAGGAAACAAGATGTAAAACGATTCCTCGAACTATTCGGACGACTGATGACTTTTTAAATTGGTTTCCCGAACTCCCGCCGGATCATATCCGGGACGGCGAAAATCTCGTCAAAGTCAGCGCTTTTTAATCACGTATTTTACCCTCGCTTCCAGGGAATTTAAATTACTGACTCTTTCGGCGCAATACTGAAACTGAGAATTACGAGATTCTGAAGATTCGGAGGCAGTTAAACTGTTTAAATGTATATGTCTCGTTCcaatcgaaatttgaaacatttaacAGATCGATTCATTTTTGTGTGGTATGGATGGGAATTATTATCAACCCTCGAGTTCGAAGATAACGatgtgtttatttatttgtttatttattgaatgaaaaaggAGTAATTACCCAATACAAgttaataaatcaattttggtACAGTTGTATATctaaaaaataggaaaaatttAAGTTCatggatttttcaattttactttttataaatCTGCTAGTAATCTTTTTATAAACACGTATTTACTTACATGAAATAAATCAGTTATATCTGTGTTTATGTTGGCAAAAATCATTGCTCCTTGCAGTGAGGATATCCTCATCATACActagaataaaattaacgaaaaattattaatgtgCGTGTCAGCCTTTGACGGAACATCCAATGTGGTGTGTTTGAGATACTTTTAAGGACACGTGCATCTTATTTGCGCAGGATCCGAGCCGAGACGGGACCAGAACGGGATGGGATCTCCTGCATCTCCCCGATGTCCTGGCGCCTTACGGATGATGAATATCAGGGGCGTGTTGGGTTAGGCTGTAGAGGAAGGTGGCGAGATTCCACCCCTAATACTCACTTCCTTGTTATTTCTCGAAAGAATAAATTgctgttttcttcttctgccGAAACCGCACATTGATCATTAATACGGAATGATCGTTATTAAATTGCTGGATATTTCGCACGGCTTGACGTGGATCGTAAAGTAGCTGTGATGACAAATTTCGCAATTAAACGGACATGGAAAGAAtccattttatttcttataaacCATGCGCAAGTCTCTCGCGATTCACTTCCTTGTTATTTCAAGGTACTCGTAATTACAGTTGACTAAAAATCTGGAGGATGTTTAGTTAGATTTCGTCGGTTTAAGAATCAGCTGCGTACAGGAGAATCGGGCCTGCTGAGTCGCCTGGAGTACGTAAATCATCTCGGCGTTTGCTCTGgttagttgaaaattttcgcattAAAAAACTCTGGTGGCGGTCaatttcaaggaaaattaCCAGATACAATGTTAAGCATttcaaatttacgaaattccTGAGCTATAAGGTAATTTTCAACCTatagttgtaaaaataatttgaagatGAATTCACCCTTTGTATGCCGCCTTCGCGTTTTCACGGACAATTCAGCTGCTCGGTTTAGGTGAGCaagcggtttttttttttcgctacgTATATACGCGTATACATCATCGACTTTAAACTCGTCGTGTTTACTCGACGCATCCTTCCTCCCGGGCGGTTTTAGACAATGCGGCATTCAAAGGAAATCTAACATTTACAACGGTTGGTAAACCTCTCGCTCGCTTGTGTAAGAGAAATAATCGCGAGTCACTATTTatgtttgcaaaattttcgactCGGATGCTGATGGCACGATAGAATATCAGAGTTATATCACAGTTCGacatttttaaactttcagatttttcacacGACCAATTATCTCGAACGAGATTCTACCACAGCGTTTTCCAACTTCACGCGAATTGACTGGCAAACGTAGATTCCGTGAGtgggaaaaagagaagaaaatgaatcTGGGAAACTTCGTAAGTACCGTCGGATTTGGGCGGATTCCCGCCAAACTGACTGCGGCTAAATTAGTTCCCTCCGTCACCACCGGCGGCATCACCGTCTGGCACAAACCGACAATGAGATTGGCCGTGATCTACGGGTTGCGTACAAAACGGCGTATACTTGAGCGCAATGGAAGGAGAGAGAGGTTTGAATACGaacgaatttcttttttaagcAAATAATGTATATTACAGTGTGTGTTACGGGAGTAACATACATCGTATTTACatcatgtatataatataaggtaattaaaatatttcccaTTTACAAATAAATCCTAAATGTACGTACAATATTTAACAACGATACTCCAACGCGCAGTCATTACGTTCCATACCGAAATACTACGCCGTTACGTTTGGAGTACGCTAATTATGGGAAGAGTCGGAAATTATCATTTCGTTAGCACATTTGTCAAATATACAAAGTGTACCTGTGCACTTATCGCGGGATTGCCAAGGTAAAACTGTGGCGTACGTCGGTAACGGGCGCGAATTTCGAATCTAATTCAATTTGGTTTTTCTTCGAAGCGTTGTGTTACAACTTATAGATATCGATATAGTTACATGGGGAATTATTAAAcaagggttgaaaaatgagttgattctgaaaatattataccgAGAAGCAGATTTCTTGTGCTTAGCAATCCCTCAGATAAAGAGATTAAGAATACCAATAGAAGTGACGTTATCTCcgtgttgtttatttttctactttacATTCGATTTCAAAATAGGGAAGTACGTGTCGTTTTCCTTACATCGTCGCGTACTTTTAATAGCAATCCATATTTTAAATTCGAATTACTTTGATGAACCACCAAGTATTTCATATTTACATTAAAACGTTCAACGCTTTTTCATTTAATCCAAATTGAATTCAACGTCTGACAGATATACCAAAATGTTTTATAAGGAATACGAGAAAAGAACTGGGGAAAAATATCGACACATCGATgcgttataataattttaacatTTGCTACGGATGAAACGTAGTTTTCAATCTAATTCAACAAATACTGTATCAACAGCATTTTACACATTCAATATTGATCCTATGAATCAAATATAATATGTTTAGGTACTAGTTATCATACTCATCGCGATAAGCCTACCGTTTTGTAACATAATATCAGTGCGTCGATATTTTAGCTGAACCTATACACCGTAAGCGATAACTGTGATGCAGGAATTATTTTCCATTAACCACAGTCACACTGAAATTTACATGCATCTATTGTTTGTAGGAATCATtacacatgaatttttttcggcaCGATCGCAGAAGTGTTAGCgttaatttgaatataaattatttaaaaagaaattccgACAAGAATCATAAAATCATCTCGTGTTCTATGTGCGACCGTTAAAcccaattatttttactcatATTCAACTCGATAATGTAGTTTAATATGTAATATCAAGATTGTGCATTGCGGATACTTGATATAAAAGTGCGAGCCAAAATTGTGCCTCAACTTTTTGATACGAATATCACACTTTAATTTGCAAAACTAAAAATATACCTTGTAAATTGACGATCATCCGACGTATCAATGAAAACATGTTATTCACGATTCTTGAACGTGCCTAAGAAATTCATACAGCGTTTACTTATGTTTAcctatttattattaatcataTTCCGCTTTCaagttgtttaaaaaaaaagtctttgatccaattttatttatttttttttcatttatgaaTATTAACGTCAAGTTAATTTCAATCACACGATCTAATTGAATTCATACTGAGTTTGTATTTGGTAGGGATGAGATACGAAGCAGAAACGTGTTTGCTTTCTAATAAAGATGTTAATGCAAATAAAACGTATGTTTGAAATATTAGTGAAAGCTGCATTTTCTGTAACTCTATTACAAAAACTACCTGTATCGATCGGCGACATATAATACATATCGACATGAAGAAGATAATTGAATCAACTGGCTAATTGGTCGAGCATCATACATACTTAATTCCATACTTTGTTGTGTAATTGTTTCTGCATAGCTGAAGacatgcaaaaattttcgaccaTCGTTTTTCATGaatgaaaaacatgaaataaattgaaaaatttgcatgATTTCGCGAGTAATATTGTGcttaattaaaatgaataacaaGGTAGAAGGTATTCTATAAATCTATAGAAATATATCTTCTTCATATTACTAATATTTTGTGATTTAGAATCTGCAtattcaacgataattataatgCGAATACTAGATAACACATGAAAATTGaagcaaataattgttaaaaagaaatattatagATGAATAATGGAAATGCATATGTTTGAGTTGGATAATGCGAGTAATTCACTCAACCATGTGATTACGAACCTGGTTACATTAGACTGAATAGTCATTCTCGGTATCAAAACAACATCATTGTTTCCTATCAAATCCGTGTCCAGGACAAAAGAACTATTACCTACGTCTGCTCGACCAGTCGCTAGATATCAGATCTTTCGAAGCTCCTAGTGTGTTTTTATAACAGAAACACGAACCCCATTCTTAGGTTTTCAGTAGAACAGAACATAATATGTCTATGATATAACTAGAATTAATTTACTCGGTAGCAATGCTTCTCAAAACATACTTCACAGTATAGGCAAACGCGGCAAAACCTACGATAACAATGAGGTTAGTGAGGGCACTATGAAGCGGACTCTGTTCTCTCTGAAACTGATCTCTAATTAACGAAGATACTTCAGATGCTGTCGACTGATGCCTTGCTTGCTTTTCCAGTTCCTTGCGGTGCTCCAACTCTGCTTTTATAGCCTATCGAGTGAAATCATTGCATCTATGTATCTAGTTTGCTGCATAATGAGTAAATGAAtcttaaaaattcattatacaAAGAGGTTATCGACTTACCGATACCGTGTCTGGGAATAATTCACAAAATGTACTATCCTTGAGGTTGTACTCAAGGCTCTGCGATGCCAACAGCCTTTTTTCATAATCTGGTGTCTCTATGCTGCCCAGTGTCGGGCTCTTTTCAATCTGTGCGAAAACAATATCCATATTTCAACAGTTTTCCAATATCTCAAAACTTTTAatacattgtaaatatttgaaattttgactgaAACCAGCAACATGTGAACAATAAGtagaatatgaatttttccatttgtTTTAAGTATTGCAACAGTTTTTGAAACAATATTGGCGAAaaccttaaaaaaaatatgcaatttcAATGTGAAGTACTAGCACATGGAAAATGTACTTTACTGAAGCCTTCTTACCATGAAGCTAAGGAGACCGGTGAGAATGGTGGAAACACTCCATGCCGGGTTCCAAGTGTCTGGATGAAAATCGGATATGGATAGACAAAGCCGTGTGTTTACTTTGAATCTGCCGTTTGGCGTGGTCATGTATATGCTAGGTGGTTTGAAAGGAAACTCCCGTGGAAATACGAGCTTTCCGTGATAAAATCCACCCTCGTAAGGTGTACTTTCCGGACCGTTGACAACATAATGCCtgtaagtataaaaataaataaacaaatcaatTGTCTCGTCGTAGGCTTGCAGCCTGATTCAATGCTATACGTCGACTGACATCAATATTGTGCAAATGGATGAATTGTCAATCTTTTACGCACGCGAAGGATCAAAATAATGTTATCTTTATTACCATTCTAATATATTCGAAGGTACGGGTTCAGCTACGACGTACGGCACCGGGTCCTTTTTCAGTCTCAAATAGTCTTGCTTTAATCTAGCAGTGGCAGTGTTTGGCTTTCTATTCATTattaccatatatatataaactaGGCTGGGTTGATCGGTACTATTGGTAATGGAAACTTCACTGTTTTCACACTTGTATTCACGAATGagtattaattatttctcacATCAGGCTCAACTGTTTTTCGTGAGACACATTACCGCGATACAATtaattacatgtatacgtataacgtgaTAACCTATTTTCGTAGAGGAGTCAGACGTCAGTtttgacgatgaaaaaaaaaaatgataaaaaaaaaaaaaaaaaaccacgtcAACGTTGTAAAGGTTAACTGGAATTTGAGCGTTGGGAAAATACGACTTCACGGTACACTCGCAGAGTTTTTATAATACCTGGCTAAATACGGGGCGAATATTATTGCGATTGTTAGAAATCAGGAGTcacaacgaatgaaaaaatatccttCGACTTTGACAACCAACAATTTTCACGGCACACAAACATATGATGGAAGACCCGTATACCGGAAGTGAAACAATCCAGCATCCTGCGTAGTTGACTTGTGCGCTTTACGCATGACCATTATATTCCAAGTATCGCTCATTGTCAGGCGCACTTTCGTCATTCGAATCGTAAATACGGATCAATTCAGACTGAGAGAAGTTGGTTGactggaattatttttctttatgcgTGTCCTCGCACTTCGCCAAATGTATCATCAGTAGACTGAACAGATTTTACAACCCAAGTTTACCTTTATAACGCTACAATCGCGGATGTACTTGCGAACTAGGAAGTATGATAAGTATCTATGCTATgacagaaaaattaattatacttaTACCGTTATATTAGCGTTGTTGGCGATACGATTTTTTTGTCGCATTCAGCTTCACTAGGTACCTTATccgaaagaaggaaaaaccCACGAGTAGTATACGTCCTGTTTCCTGGGTTTTTTCTCCACTTCTTCGTTTTGTTCAATGCTCAGTCAACGAAACAAGTAGCACGaacaaatttcatattttcccGCGCTTTTGCGGATTTCGAGTCTGCGCAAAATGGAGGCTGATTTCACCCAATCGGGTCCGAAAGGCAGGTTCATCCATGGGTATGATAATTGCAAATGGTGAACTTTGAACTGGCGACAAAAGACGTGTTCgaattcttttaaaaataattagagTGTTCCAGGACTCTTGATAATTGCGCGATCAAAATTTTCCAGTTAAAACTCTTCGCGCCTGGGTTAGGGTCCGCCCGGGCTCTCTCAGCCCACGAGTGCGGAGAAATGTCGTTACGAACGGTAGCGCAACGTCTCCTGCAAAATGGTCGTGTCCTTCTCCGTTCAGTACGCAATCCACAATATTACACGCAAGGCAACAAAATACACGTTGTGGAAGTAGGTAAGGGCCTGTTGTCATCTTCTACCCGTGACTATCATACTCAAATCGACTAGACACATCAATCTCATTAGTCCGGTACCAATTCGCTGGCAATCGTCACAAATAACCATGTCACTATCATTAGGTTATCCCTTGCAACGTAACGGCGTATTATAGGTATGTCGTACTTGgaatgtatatgtaaatactGCATTCATTTTGAACGTCATTTCCAATCTCAGAGCTGGTACGAATCGTTGTTTtcattgtctttttttttttttttagtaaaatcaCTCGAGGCACCTTCATTGTTGCGATTATACGCACTTCCAagttttgtacaaatttatatACTCAGCATTTTACATGTGATTATATACGTTTAACGCGACTGGTGCTCATAATAATGTTAGATTTTACTCCCGCTTCAATTCAGTGTAGAGTGTATTCTCATTGTTTTATTCCATACTTTCGACTTGAAACATCATTTTATGCGAGAGAGTAGGAATAAATTACTTTCATGTTGAGAACAACACAAAGAATTACAGAATCAAAAGCAAACATTCTTGTTTACTATCATACTTATGggacaatttttaattcaattcagATTTTTATGTATCAATTAGTTAGTTGATTGATTACTAATGAACAAGAATTCTTGACTCataattaatttcttcttcaactataatctaataaatatttcaacgccataaaataaaaataaaatttcttgccAAACTATGACTAgtgtattttgaaattcttgatTCAGGTAAGACCCAGGGCCAGCTGCCTACGGGTGGTAATGTCTCTGCTGCAGGGAGACACCTCGGATTCCTGGGACTCCATGCTCGGCGGATATTTGTTGACAATGTTTTGAAGCGAGTGACCAATAGTCTCGCCGGAGATTTACGACGTCGTGCAGCAAAACGTTTATTATTTGGAGATTCAAGACCATTCTTTGCTCTGGTTGGTGTATCGCTGGCATCTGGTACTGGAATACTTACCAAAGATGACGAGCTGGAAGGCGTTTGCTGGGAAATCAGAGTATGCATACTTCcagatatttttttggaaCATAAAAATTACATGCTCTTacaaacaaatttcattttttgcaaCACAACTTCTatgaaattcatattttatcatgtccttcaaaggaaaaaataaaccatTAACTAAAGCTTCATTAGACATGGTGATGTCATCTACAAATGGCTCTTATTCAAATGTCAgcttatttgttattattattcagacTTTATgttgtttataaatatatcatttttCCAAGTTCAAACTTAGCTGgcatttataattattttgtaaatggGATTTTAGATAGTCACATGTGAGTTGAATGTTATTTCAACACACttgtttttgtaaaatttaactGTAATGAAcgattgtgaaaattttctagcCACGAAAAGGAAGGCTAAACCGTCTGAAAATCGTCTATAGACTGTAATAAATTTAACATGTTATGTAATCAACTGTTACCTCATTCATAGGAGGCTGTGTCTAAGGTACAATGGAACACTCCAAAAAACGACCAGAATTACGAAGCAACAACGATTGAAGACAAGCCAGTTGATTTAAAGGATTTTGTAATTGGACCAGCAATAGCCAAAGGATGCTCAGCAGTCGTGTATGCCACTCGTCCGATTGACCCCGAAGAAAAACAGGATTCTCAAATTACTGTTGATACGAGTAATAAGGATCTGTCCAGCTTTCCGTTAGCTATTAAAATGATGTTCAACTATGACGCAGAGTCTAATGCAACAGCTATTTTGAGAGCTATGTACAGAGAGACTGTACCAGCTAGAAAGCATTGTCAGAATGAAGAACTGGCTTTGTGGGAACAGAAAATGGCTGACAACAAAAGAATTCTTTCTCCACATCCGAACATCGTTGCTATGTATTGCGTTTTTGCCGATAGAGTTCCTGATTTACCGGGATCATCGAAAATGTATCCTGACGCTCTTCCACCTAGGATTAACCCGAACGGCTCTGGAAGGAATATGAGCCTCTTTTTGCTGATGAAAAGGTACTTGACAGTATAATCTGGGAGCTTCAAATTCCCGGAATTTTGCAGATTCTGAAAAATTGGATCAAATTTATTggtattttctaaaattataaacaagaGAAACACTTGGGAAAGGTATACCTAGAATCATGTGTGTCATGTTACATGTTATGTTACAACGAAATGAGATATCAATATAGTGTATCGATTTCCAATGACAATACGGGTATTGTATTTCAGGTATGATGTTAGCTTGAAACAATATATGGTGGGCAGAGAATTAATCGTTCGA is a window of Neodiprion pinetum isolate iyNeoPine1 chromosome 4, iyNeoPine1.2, whole genome shotgun sequence DNA encoding:
- the LOC124216922 gene encoding ubiquitin-conjugating enzyme E2 J2; the protein is MVIMNRKPNTATARLKQDYLRLKKDPVPYVVAEPVPSNILEWHYVVNGPESTPYEGGFYHGKLVFPREFPFKPPSIYMTTPNGRFKVNTRLCLSISDFHPDTWNPAWSVSTILTGLLSFMIEKSPTLGSIETPDYEKRLLASQSLEYNLKDSTFCELFPDTVSAIKAELEHRKELEKQARHQSTASEVSSLIRDQFQREQSPLHSALTNLIVIVGFAAFAYTVKYVLRSIATE
- the Pink1 gene encoding serine/threonine-protein kinase Pink1, mitochondrial isoform X1, with translation MSLRTVAQRLLQNGRVLLRSVRNPQYYTQGNKIHVVEVGKTQGQLPTGGNVSAAGRHLGFLGLHARRIFVDNVLKRVTNSLAGDLRRRAAKRLLFGDSRPFFALVGVSLASGTGILTKDDELEGVCWEIREAVSKVQWNTPKNDQNYEATTIEDKPVDLKDFVIGPAIAKGCSAVVYATRPIDPEEKQDSQITVDTSNKDLSSFPLAIKMMFNYDAESNATAILRAMYRETVPARKHCQNEELALWEQKMADNKRILSPHPNIVAMYCVFADRVPDLPGSSKMYPDALPPRINPNGSGRNMSLFLLMKRYDVSLKQYMVGRELIVRKSILLLAQLLEGIVHMCSAGIAHRDLKSDNILLDLSEERDNCPSLVITDFGCCLADKTHGLYLPYSSHDIDKGGNSALMAPEIVNAEPGPFTSLNYTKADLWAAGAIAYEIFGQKNPFYGEKGQKPLLMNHSYIESELPPLPEAIPPVIVALIKNMLNRSMYKRNNPDMAATIIQVFLWAPSIWLNSDSKLPSSNEILQWLLCLTTKVLCEGRKITDSTPNQLSQKLNADLISNREYTQQISTRSCGRRTMPEYQLIASFLSRVSLINVRDALKWIHNHT
- the Pink1 gene encoding serine/threonine-protein kinase Pink1, mitochondrial isoform X2, which codes for MSLRTVAQRLLQNGRVLLRSVRNPQYYTQGNKIHVVEVGKTQGQLPTGGNVSAAGRHLGFLGLHARRIFVDNVLKRVTNSLAGDLRRRAAKRLLFGDSRPFFALVGVSLASGTGILTKDDELEGVCWEIREAVSKVQWNTPKNDQNYEATTIEDKPVDLKDFVIGPAIAKGCSAVVYATRPIDPEEKQDSQITVDTSNKDLSSFPLAIKMMFNYDAESNATAILRAMYRETVPARKHCQNEELALWEQKMADNKRILSPHPNIVAMYCVFADRVPDLPGSSKMYPDALPPRINPNGSGRNMSLFLLMKRDLKSDNILLDLSEERDNCPSLVITDFGCCLADKTHGLYLPYSSHDIDKGGNSALMAPEIVNAEPGPFTSLNYTKADLWAAGAIAYEIFGQKNPFYGEKGQKPLLMNHSYIESELPPLPEAIPPVIVALIKNMLNRSMYKRNNPDMAATIIQVFLWAPSIWLNSDSKLPSSNEILQWLLCLTTKVLCEGRKITDSTPNQLSQKLNADLISNREYTQQISTRSCGRRTMPEYQLIASFLSRVSLINVRDALKWIHNHT